The genomic segment GAACTGGTGGAGAAAGAGATAGAATTAGAAACATCTGATGAACCAGTGGAGAAAGTGATAGAGGCAGAAATATCTGATGAACCAGTGGAGATAGTGATAGAATTAGAAACATACGATGAACCAGTGGAGCCAATGATAGAGGCAGAAACATCTGATGACTCTGTGGAGAAAGTGATAAAGGCAGAAATATCTGATGAACCAGTGGAGACAGTGATAGAGGCTGAAACATCTGATGACTCTGTGGAGAAAGTGATAGAGGCTGAAACATCTGATGAACCAGTGGAGACAGTGGTAGAGGCAGAAACATCTGATGAACCAGTGGAGACGGTGATAGAGGCAGAAACATCTGATCATGATGACCCAGTGGAGATAGTGATAGAATTAGAAACATACGATGAACTGATGGAGAAAGAGATAGAATTAGAAACATCTGATGAATCCGTGGAGACAGTGATAGAGGCAGAAACATCGGATGAACCAGTGGAGATAGTGATAGAGGCAGAAACATTGGATGAACCAGTGGAGACAGTGATAGAGGCAAAAACATCTGATGAACCGGTGGAGACATTGATAGAGGCAGAAATATCTGATGAACCAGTGGAGACAGTGATAGAGGCAGAAACATCTGATGAACCGGTGGAGACAATGATAGAGGCAGAAATATCTGATGAACCAGTGGAGACAGTGATAGAGGCAGAAATATCTGATGAACCAGTGGAGACAATGATAGAGGCAGAAACATTGGATGAACCAGTGGAGACAGTGATAGAGGCAGAAACATCTGATGAACCGGTGGAGACAGTGTTAGAGGTAGAAACATCTGATGACTCTGTGGAGAAAGTGATAGAGGCAGAAATATCTGATGAACCAGTGGAGATAGTGATAGAGACTGAAACATCTGATGACTCTGTTGAGAAAGTGATAGAGGCAGAAACATCTGATCATGATGACCCAGTGGAGATAGTGATAGAATTAGAAACATACGATGAACTGATGGAGAAAGAGATAGAATTAGAAACATCTGATGAATCCTTGGAGACAGTGATAGAGGCAGAAACATCTGATGAACCGGTGGAGACAGTGATAGAGGCAGAAACATTGGATGAACCAGTGGAGACAGTGATAGAGGCTGAAACATCTGATGAACCAGTGGAGACAATGATAGAGGCAGAAACAGCTGATCATGATGACCCAGTGGAGATAGTGGTAGAGGCAGAAACATCTGATGAAGTTGTGGAGGTAGTGATAGAGGCAGAAACATCTGATGAAGTTGTGAAGACAGTGATAGAATTAGAAACATACGATGAACTGATGGAGAAAGAGATAGAATTAGAAACATCTGATGAATCTGTGGAGACAGTGATAGAGGCAGAAACATCTGATGAACCGGTGGAGACAGTGTTAGAGGCAGAAACATCTGATGAACCGGTGGAGACAGTGATAGAGGCAGAAATATCTGATGAACCGGTGGAGACAGTGATAGAGGCAGAAATATCTGATGAACCAGTGGAGATAGGGTTAGAGCCAAAAATGTATGATGAATCAGTGGAGATAGAAACAACTGATTTTGCTGAATTCCAGGCCAATTTACCAGGGATATCAGTTGATTATTCAAAATCCACAGATTACCCAGAGACACTGGCGAAGACCAGTCTTGATGATGAACTAAAAAGTGTAATATCGGAGTCCCTGTTGGGATTAGAGGATGCTGGTAAGAAAAGAATAATTTCAAAGATTGGTCTCGTTTATTTTTCTGAgagttttatttacaaaaaatgcCTAGAAAATTATGTTGTTCATAGATCGGAGATGACTTATACATGcatttgtgtatacatgtacattatactgAACAGCATATGTAATACTCTTGATCAATGGAGCATTTCAATTAGATTTTGTAttggatacatgtacatgtgtcatCATGAGAATAGAGGAGatactggtatatattgtaatatattatgcAATGATCTTTGGCTAGTCTTTCATAATCATACTGAAAGAGATGAAGTTACAGGTAGACTTTAACATTAACAGAAATTGGAGCTTTAAACTATGATTGAACAGTTTTGATGGATTGGATATTCATGATTAACCTATGCATTATACAGAATGCAACTACAGAAAAATGTTCATAAATTATTTGTTAGAAACTAAAAAGGTTAGAATGCTAATGCTAATTTAATCATCATTAAAACAATCAAAGATTGTCATTAAAGGTTTTGTTATAACAAGAAAagtctcaaatacatgtaacaaacttAAGCTACAGCTGATGAAGTTCCATGTCGGGTTATATTATAATTCTTGTTTATCCCAATCCTCCAGTCTCCTCGGTCACTGAACGATCTGCACATGTTGATGTCCTGTCCCGTTGTGAGGGTAACTCTGTTTTGCGATTTGATGAAGTTGGTGAGAAAATACTTGTTCGGCCATTTTGTGGCAAGAGTTTTTTCATCCTACTTATACTTTCTGTATTCAGGATACTCAGCATCCTTATCAGTCTAAAACATTTATAGCATTGATTTTCAAGAGATTTTGTACAGTTTTAAGGCTTTTAAGGTCACCTGATCGAAGTTTCAAATGACCTATTCTATGTTCCTTTTGTCTGTTGTCTCTCATGATAATGTGTCCATAGAAATTTACATTTTCCgcctctcaataaccaagagacctaTAGgttcatgatattgggccagaaGCATGCTTGGATAGAAAGCTACCAAGTGTTCAAAGAATAGCCTTGAACTACATTctaggtcacattggtcaaatgtcttaaaatctttaaacaatttcttctgcATAACCAAGTGGCTTTAAGTAATGATAATTGGCCAATGGCGTGTTGCAATGAAGGGCTGCGAAGTTTTAATGAACGACCTTGACCTAGTTTCTAACTTCCTATAGTTCAAATTTAAGGGCACAATGtgtttaaatattcaaatgtcTTATGCTATGTATCCAAGAGATCTACACATAAGGTCATGATATTAGTCAattagcatgctgggatgaatggcTACTTAGTTTATTGAAATGAACAAACCTTgatctactttcaaggtcacaggggttatCAGATGTGTAAATGTTAGTTTAAAAGCAAAACAACATATTAGAACTCAGAGCCACTGGCATGTTGTTTTTTCAAATAAGAGGAAAAGTTATACAGAACTTTGTTAGTtgaaaattttacttttaatcATTTATACAAGCAAACAAGTCCCTATTTGATCGTACGTGGTACTGATATCTGGAAATTTCTAGTAGTTTATTTCAAACAACTTAATGAAGAGTGTACCTGTTGATTACACTGCCTTACCTGACATGAGTATCCTGGATATATGTTCCTTCCAAGTGTTTTCACTGTTTCACTAATAttactacattttgtttttgttacaaaaaGATATTTGATCAGAATAATGgaaatttaatgattttatataatattgttgtAATTGGCATTATGGAAATAGTCTAAAATAAGTATTATGGAATTTGTGGtagttgtaaaaaaaatcagaacTGATCAATGTCTTTAAGAGATGTTGCTGCATGAGCTTTTGCCTGATTTTACTAACAATATTCTTGCTTTCAGGTCTATTCTTTTCAGAGACAAATTCGCCTGAGCAATAAAGAAAATGGTTGATAGGTAAAAGCTAGCATATACTGTACTTGCAGCTTGCCTGATGTGAATTTACATGCTCATTCTTTAAAAAACTAGGTCCTTAGCAAGTGTTCCTAGACTGGCCCCTGTTTCTAGAATTATAAAATTGAGTTTTATGAATTTGGTCTCTAGGATATGTCttgattctaagtttcaaactaagCGGGAGATAATCAAGTATAAGAATTTAGCAAGTAACAATTCTTACCAAAAAATTCTTAagggctggtggccagtctaatgATCttctga from the Pecten maximus chromosome 4, xPecMax1.1, whole genome shotgun sequence genome contains:
- the LOC117325880 gene encoding protein P200-like encodes the protein MKDINEVTDMHRNWEVEKTVKEIQHSKELEIELMESKLAMEISFELVDEEETANDEPLESVEAEISHEPVEIVIEAETSDDSVETVIELETSDEPVEIVIEAETSDEPVEIVIEAETSDEPLETMIEAETSDESVEIVIEAETSDKPWPVGIVIEAETSDEPVEKEIELETYDELVEKEIELETSDEPVEKVIEAEISDEPVEIVIELETYDEPVEPMIEAETSDDSVEKVIKAEISDEPVETVIEAETSDDSVEKVIEAETSDEPVETVVEAETSDEPVETVIEAETSDHDDPVEIVIELETYDELMEKEIELETSDESVETVIEAETSDEPVEIVIEAETLDEPVETVIEAKTSDEPVETLIEAEISDEPVETVIEAETSDEPVETMIEAEISDEPVETVIEAEISDEPVETMIEAETLDEPVETVIEAETSDEPVETVLEVETSDDSVEKVIEAEISDEPVEIVIETETSDDSVEKVIEAETSDHDDPVEIVIELETYDELMEKEIELETSDESLETVIEAETSDEPVETVIEAETLDEPVETVIEAETSDEPVETMIEAETADHDDPVEIVVEAETSDEVVEVVIEAETSDEVVKTVIELETYDELMEKEIELETSDESVETVIEAETSDEPVETVLEAETSDEPVETVIEAEISDEPVETVIEAEISDEPVEIGLEPKMYDESVEIETTDFAEFQANLPGISVDYSKSTDYPETLAKTSLDDELKSVISESLLGLEDAGKKRIISKIGLVYFSESFIYKKCLENYVVHRSEMTYTCICVYMYIILNSICNTLDQWSISIRFCIGYMYMCHHENRGDTGIYCNILCNDLWLVFHNHTERDEVTGRL